The genomic stretch ACAAACGGTTTTTGGGGCCGAACCGTACCGGACCAGGTGccggttcgcggtccggttGGTTCGCGGTCCGGCCGGTCCGGTCTGGTTTTTAAAACACTGGAAAAAAGAGTAGAAATCCAATACTATgagtttataatttttttccccaaatatCCAATTGTAACTTTATACTAAATTTAAAATCATCGTTTATGTACTACCATACATATTATTGGAGCAATATGGTTTATAATTAAGAGTATAATAAAAGTTGCATATagagtataaattaaattttaaaatattaagtaTATTCAAATGAATATAGATTTTCATAACCAGGTCTTCACTTTTTTGCACAACTTCGGTCCGGGACTGGACTGGATCCTCTGCAGAGGGGAGGAAACACAGCACCATGCGGTGCCTTGAAACGACGCCGTTGCCTGTTTCTTGCTGctttttcatcatttttgtACATTTATTCTAGTACTAGTTTATGGCTTAGGAATTCCTTATaattagaattaaaaatacaacgccgccttctttttttatttgtttcttttcttccattttttatatttctatttctttaatattaaatttgtaaaatagttattttattatatgtgtttcttcttttttagATGTATATTAATTAGCGATTCTTAATAACTGGACCCATGATTAtatatgtttataatatttatttgataTCCTCCAAAGTGATATAACTAAAGTGTTTAGTGAAAAATATAACTATTTATTTAAGCAATTAATTGATGAACGACCAATTATTTCAGTCTTAATtccataattattatttttattaaaactcggtttagtttatttttttatattgaaaaaataCTGCTCCACTATGCAGATTGGAGTATTATTAACCCGCTTTTGTTTCTTTGTTAcaaacatataaaaaaataactaatttaCAAATTTAATATCAAAGAAATAGTAAtataaaaaaggaagaaaagaaacaaataaaaaaagaggAAGGCAGATGTTGCTGCAATAAATGtacaaaaatatgaaaaagcaGCAAGAAATAGGCAACGGCGTCGTTTGGTGCTGTGTTTCCTCTCTCATTTGCTGAGACTTATCCAATTACAGTGTTTCATTCCCAAATATCTTCTCAGTATTCTTCTCCCAATCCAATCTATCTCCACTGTTGAACTTGAATGTAAGTTATATATTAATGGCTGCTCCTTTTCAactctccttctcctcctcctccttcctcCCCTCCCCTCTCCCCACCACCGCTAAAACCACAGCCGCCGCCGCTCCACCACTCCGCAGATTCCATGTCCTGTGCTCCGCCGCACCATCCACATCGGATTTGCCCAAGAAGAAGCACTGGAAGGCCGGtgaatatcctgctcagatacAAACCTCCACCACGCAGCTTCCCAAAAGGAGAAGCCCTATCAAAAACATCAAGAAGAAACTGGATAACAAGAACAATGCCAAAGCGTGGGTTAACACCGTCACCGAATCTCTCTCCGAAGCCATTGACAAAAAACAGTGGCTACGAGCGCTTCAGGTCGTTCTCAACTTAACAAAGTATTTTCTATTTTGCAACAATTCATCAAACCCACTTAATTATGCTGGTTTCCCGATCAATTAGGTGTTTGAGATGTTAAAGGCGCAACCTTTTTACCATCCAAAGGAAGGGACATATATGAAGCTCATTGTTCTACTCGGTAGATGCGGGCAACCTGGTCAAGCATGCcaactgtttgatgaaatgcttcAAGAAGGTTTGGAGCCAACTGCTCAGCTATACACTGCGTTGCTTGGTGCCTGTTGCCGCAGCAATTTGATTGATAAGGCATTTTTCTTTCTGGAACAAATGAAGGCCATACCTCATTGCCAGCCTGATGTCTACACCTACAGTATACTGATCAAGGCCTGTGTTGATGCTACCCGTTTCGATCTGCTCGAGTCTCTTTATGATGAAATGTCTGAAAGGTGGATTACTCCTAACACTGTCACTCAAAATATAGTTCTTAGTGGTTATGGCAAGGCAGGAAGATATGAAGATATGGAGAAGGTTCTTACGAGGATGCTCGAAAGTGAGACGAGCATACCTGATGTGTGGACTATGAATACCATCATTAGCTTGTTAGGGAATGATGGCCAGATTGAGATGATGGAGAGGTGGTATGAGAAGTTCCGCGACTTTGGAATAGAGCCAGAAACGCGCACTTTCAACATTTTGATTGGCGCTTATGGGAAGAAGAGGATGTATGACAAGATGTCGTCCGTGATGGAGCACATGCGCAGGCTTTCATTTCCTTGGACAACCTCAACCTATAACAACGTGATTGAGGCATTTTCTGACGTTGGTGATGCAAAGCACATGGAGTACACATTTGATCAAATGCGTACTGAAGGGATTAGGGCGGACATCAAGACCTTCTGCTGTCTCATCCGAGGGTATGCCAATGCCGGCCTCTTTCATAAGGTTATCAGCAGTGTTCAGTTGGCGGGGAGATTGGAGATACCTGAGAATACCTCTTTCTTCAATGCAGTGTTGCATGCTTGCACCAAGGCACAGGATTTGATGGAGATGGAGAGAGTTTTTAAGAGAATGAAGGATAAGTTATGCCGACCAGATTCGACGACTTACTCTATAATGATGGATGCTTATAGAAAGGAGGGTATGAGTGACAAGGTCTATGATTTGGAGCAAGAAATGCAGGGGATGATTGCAAAGACTTCGAGCGAAGATGATATCGGTGATATTGAAGATACTAGCCCTGATGTTAATCTAGTGTTGTCTGTTTGAGTACTTGCCTGATAAATTTCTGGTGTCACCTATAAGCTGTTATCAGTTGGAAAGCTCATTTTAGAAGGATGCGAAGACACATTTCCGAATTGGAAATTCAAGAAGAGTGAGGCAGCCTTACTTGATGACAACATCTCTAATTTCAACCACACAAGCCAGGGTAAACTCAAGTCAAGATTTTGTTTGCTGCGATGCCTCTTCCTTCTGGCGACGAAAGAATTGGTTTATAGAGCGAGTTTAATTCAACAGAACCTAATATTCTCATGGAGATGTTGAGGGGGATGTTTGCTATGGGGTAAGAAGAGAATTGGTAGCTTATGTTCTCATCTTCTGATGTGGTTTCTGCTGTTTTCATTTCAGTGCCAtcttttctttcatttcagCTTGAAATAGGTTTATTGTGATTAAGTCATTGCTAAAAGATACAGTCAGACGACCAGTATAAATTTTGTGGGTTGAGAAATGTTTAGAGCCTTTTATTTAGTTGAAAATAACCTTTATTACACCTTTAGTTACTCGTGTATGTGTTTTGGTAATTCATGGATAGTAAAAATTTGATGAAGACTCCATTAAATTATGTACAGTAAAATAAATATCAACTTGGAtgcaataaatatttaaattagacAGAACAAAGGGTAGTTGGTTTAAATAAATAGCAATCATCGCTGTCATCGACTGATTGGCaagtttattttgatttaatgtttatgagtgaaaaaaaattaataaattactaCTTTTGTAGCGTGGAAGAAGGATTCAATTAGACTTTAATCTTAAGCAGTGGTGGTATTTGAGTAATTATTCTGGAGAGAGTATGGTAGTTGAAAATTAAGATGGCGTTGAACATTGTATCCATAGCAATCTAGAGACAGAATGATGGCGGATGCAACGATTATTGTGGCTAAGCTCCAGGAGCTACGGCTAAACCACATCCAACTAATCAAAGACGATATAGAGAAGGATCTTCTCGATATCGAGGATTTGGAGAGGTGTTTTGCCGCCTTTGTGATGGACACAGAGAAGAAGCGGACAGCAAAATATTTGCGTACATTGATCTTCCAAGGTGAAATTACTGATACCGCCATCTTCTCAGGCTTCAAATCTTTGCAAGTCCTTATTCTTGCCTGTGATAAACTTACGAAGTTGTCGAGTTCCATTAGTGAGCTGATATATTTGAGGAATCTTAATATTTCAAGAACACGAATTGAAAGCTTGCCAGATCAGATTTCTGAACTCCACTGCTTACAAACATTGCATGCTTTGACAAGATCTCTAAAGGAACTGCCAAGTACGTTTAATGACTTGATTAGTTTACAGCATCTTTATATTCAGAGTGATGTAAAGTTGCCTTCCGAGATTGGGAGATTAACTAATCTTCAAGCACTCAAGTTTAGGGTGGGTGAGCAGAAAGGATATAGGATTGAAGAAGAGCTGGGGAGTTTGAACAATCTCAAACGACTATCCATTGAGAATCTGGAAAAAGTAACTGATGGCGAAGACGCAAAGAAAGCCAAATAATTATCTGAGAAGCAAAACTTAATATCATTGGAGTTAGAATGGGGTGAAAATGGACAAGGTGAAAGAACTAATGAGCTTCCTAAAGAAAACAAAGAAAGAAAGGATGAGGCTGTGTTGGAAGCCCTCGAACTTCAACCAGATCTAGAGAGGTTAAAGATTGCGGGATTCAAAGGCAAAAGATTTCCATCATGGACTCAGTTGATGAAGAGTTTTTGATAAGGCTTGACAGTTTGACTGAGATCACACTAAGTAGCTGCCAAGAATGTGAAGAAATCCCCTCAGTTGGCCACTTGCCTAATCTCAAAACTCTTAGTTTAAGGAGATTGAGCAATGTGAGGTTGATAAATTCTTCATTCTACGGGACTGGGAATGACATCAGAGTCATCTTTCCAGCACTTGAAAGTATCTTACTGTTAAATATGGCTGAGCTGAGCGAGTGGACACAGATAGAATTTGCCAATGAAGTGAAGGTATTTCCTCGCCTTCAATCCTTGAAGATGTACCACTGTTACAAATTGGGATGTCTCCCAAACTGGTTATTCTGTAACACTCATTGTCTCTCGGAGTTGGATATAAGGCATTGCCCCAAGTTGAGAGAGTTACCAGATGGTCTACACACCCTCAATTCTTTGGAGCAGATTACTATAAGAGGCTGTCGAAATCTGAAGTCCATAGCGACTTCAAGTAGTGGGAGGAGCTTTACTTCCCTCCGCAGTTTGGAGATTTGTGACTGTCAAGAGCTGATAACAGTGGTGGAGCCATCAGCCCCTTCGCTCAAGAAAGTGTCTTTGGTGGAACTAACGAGCCTTCAGAATCTACCTAGGTTTCTTGATTGCTTGGCAGCATCACCTCTGCTCGAACAACTAAGCATTGTTGGTGTCCCTAAATCCATGTCCACTTCTAGTGTCAAGAGCTGGCCTTTTCACATATTGCGAAAATTGGAGATCGATGTTAGTAGGGAGTGGTCAAAAGAGACTAGTATCGCCATTCGATTGGCAGTTGATGGCACATTGCCAAACTACCGATCTTCACTTGGTGTGCTAACATTGACAGGGATAGAAACCTCAATTGGAAATCTCACTGCTCTTTATAGTTTAGAGTTGGGGAATTTCGGAGGAGAAAAGTGAATCATTATAAATTTTAAGTCCAAGATATAAGTCTTTTCTACTTTAATAGGATCTTCATTCTACATCTGAATTCTTCTCACATGATCTGCTTTTTTTGTAGTGTAGATAAATGGAACGCCAAAACAATTTCTGCCAATTGAATTGATATTGGTTTATTGAGATAATTTTTCAGTGATGTTCTGtgaatcttcttttttttttggcagTGCATGAAACTTTTTTCAGTGAttggaattttattttctcattaaaacatACTCCTACTTGAAACACAAGTTATTATCGGTCAAAGCCGAGAGGTACATAAGCACCATAAAACATCACATAGAATACTTAACACCTTCGTCACAATAAAACAAAGTTGAACATAAGAACATTTTTTGGGAATAAAAGTAGAAAGACCAAAAAACATACTATACTACTTAGAATTTAAGTAACAGAAGTCCTACCTGAAAGGTAGTTAATTCgttatttataaaatagaatCCCAACCCATTTGCTTAAATCTTAACTTGTAGTATTTCCTTCCTGTCTCAAAAATAGCGTGCATGATAAATCAATGAATTAAACTTATTTAAAACTCCAGCTTCCTCTATCTCATTGTTTAATCACAGAATTAAACTCCAGCCCAAACTTTAGAATTTATCCATTCCAATTTTACACCAGTTGGCCCAAAAATTTATACCGCCTAAGTCAGTAGTTCATCCCAAGCAGGTTGACAGATTTAGACAGCATTTTGACTGTGTCGATGATGCCGACAAATATGAGGTAAAAAACTAGTACTATCCACATTTATCTTAGCTCTTATTACGCACCATTCGGCATTCATATATGAATTGAGTTAGTATaactttaaatttaattacactacggttttaattttatgctaCCAAAGCGGAGGCATCCTACTTCAATCATATAAAACCATCTCTCGGTTGGAATAAGCTAGAAATGAAACACCACTCGGGAATATTTATATTAGTTATACTAACATAAAATCTTAGCTATTAGATTATGAAATAATGTCCAAGTGATTATAttctgaattttaaaaattattaaataaacttaaagggtattaatgtcaattcttatACATGGAAGTTAAAACTAAACACTTTCTCTCTActcaaaatcatcttaaaactttaaatttacgtaactttttcgatttaaattattttttcataaaaaatatatcaagtAAAGGAAATTTTATAAAGATTCTAACGAtatctcaattgcatatattTCGATGATGATTGGATgataaaattttacaattttaatttcaattttcgtacatgttgataatcagattttatatcaataaatgcatcaaattttttttaatataatacatgtacaatatcaataaaattgtgttgaTACTTTTGGTTACTAGTGTTGAAATCacatgtcattgtgttgatatttgcaTTAtaatatgttgatataaaaaaaattgtgaaaattACAACGTGTTATAATAGATTGACTATTTTACCATTAGAGTTTGGGATTGGAAGAGTGAAACCTCGAGTTTTCccagaaattttgaaatttaagaAGAGTAAGAATAAATGCTGCATAGTGGAGGATATAATTAATCGGTTTGTTTTAAGATTAAAGATTTGATATATAATAAATCGCCCATAAATTGTAATGAATTCCTCCTTACATGGATTGACCGAATTTTCCATGATGGACAAATTTACCCTTGTAATAAGTACTATACAATATTATTAATAGTGTAATGCTATTTATATAGAAGAAATCTAGGTCATCAAACTCAAGAGCAAGTTAATCAATCATATTAAAAGCATATTATCATTCAAAGGGTGGAAGGACTATGGTTCTTCTATATATTGATATACTGTAGAAATAGATAGGGGTGAATCAGTACGATATACCATACCGAGAACGCAATATCGCATATCGTACTGAAAACTGAGAtatgataaaatattatattgatatcataccgaattttcggtataccgcatttAAATTCGGTATGGTTAATTTTTTATACTGTTACCTTAGCATAATTgtggtataccaaaaatttggTATGGTTAATTTTTTATACAGTTGCcttaccgttattacggtataccacACTTTTACTAAAGTACAATATACCATAATACCCACAACAAAATTTTTATCCATACTCGATTACTTGGTGTTAGATTTATGATGAACCCAAAGTTGATAGGGTGGAATTGGGCTTGATTGCTCCTTTTATCCCTTATGAAGCTGAATGCATCTGATTTTCTTACAAAATTATCAATATTTGACCTTACAAAAATGTTACACTTCCTCGTATTCTAATATGTAGAGTTCATCATCTATTTCCAATAATGTTGGGATTGCCAGCTTCATTTATGTATAATTCgtatattttataatatgtgtAAATCATATTGTCAGCTTTAGTTATAAAGTCTAATAAAGATATTGTTATAGAGATCCCAATTACAATTATGATTAATTTTTGGATAGCTAATGAAATAAAGAAGTTTGTATTTGAGATACTTTGGAGCTGCATGTTGGAATAAAATTAAACTTGATTTTTGTAGTAGAtatgataaatatctattatgAAGAACTCTCTAGATATTAGTAGATATTAAAATATCTAACATTTTAAGAGAATTCTCTATATTATAGATATTATGTAAGAATTCTCTAGAATTAGTAGGTATTAAAATATTTAGATATTTTAGTAGAATTCCCTAGAATGTTAaaaaaatatctagatttttatgAGAAAAAATGTAGATGTAAAATATTATAGAATCTAGTAGAGAATTTTAGAATATTAAATGCATGCCTATAACTATAAATATTGCATAGTTGTACCATTTTCCACAAGTTGAGAACTCGAGAAGTTTgagaaataaaagtgtttctTTGTGTTCCCACATTACCAACATCTCCTAAATCATTTCCCACATAACCCATTCCCCTCTCAAATATTTCTACCAATCTAAATTACTCCTCCAACAAATACCTTATATTCCAACACTGCTAAGTCTATACATGTGATTTTGATGGCCGTTGTTGTCGTCTCTATAGTTCTAACAGTTCCCAAAATATGGGAATGAAATCTGATCAGGCTGGGGTCAATGTTGACAATAAAGAATCAAAAGCTCATATGATTCAAATCTTAATATCTTCATTTGATAAAAAACTAGAGAAGTTGTATGTAGATATGAAGGAGCCTACACTCCTCGATTAGTGTCAATTGGTCCACTTCATTATAATCAACTCCAACTTCAAGGCATGGAAGTTTCCAAAGTGAAACTCATGCATAATTTCATGAGCAGATTTGGGATTGGAGGTGCATTCCTTAGTCAAATGCAAAGGAAGAAAGCTCTTAACTATATTTGCCACTTTCAGTTGAGAGCTCCAAACACTGGAAACATGCACGTGCTATTTGAAGGAATTGGGCATTCGGGGGAAACTAGCTTATTTTCCTCAAACCATCGAGAGATCCACTCCTCTCATAAAAAACAAGCCTAGTTTCCCACGAATGCccaattttcttcaaattgcacgTGCAAGTTTCAACTGAGATATATCCGAGTGTTTGAAACTCTGAACTGCATTTGCCACTTTCAGTTGACTTGGGCAAGGTAGCAGGGGCGTTTGTCTTGAAATGCCTCAACTGTTTCATCTTCCATATATTTGCTTCAACTTTAAGCGCTTCAAGCGCTCGGTTATATCTTAGTGGAAACTTGCACGTACAGTTTGACGGAATTGGCATTCGTGAAAACTAAGCTTATTTTCCTCAAACCATCGATAGATCCACTCATCTCATGAAAAAAGGCCTAGTTTCCCACGAATGCCcaatttcttcaaattgcacGTGCAAGTTTACACTTAGATATATCCGAGTGTTTGAAGCTCTGAATTGTCTTTGCCACTTTCAGTTGACTTGGGCAAGATAGCAGATGCATTTGTCTTGAAATGCCTCAACTGTTTCATCTTCCAAATATCTGCTTCAACTTTAAGCGTAGGACATGCATGAGGTTTCAACTACAAGACTAAGACTTTGTATGTTGCTAAGTTGCTTCAACTTTGAAGGATGAACTGACAGCATGGACGAAGGCAATGTATCTCAAATGAATCATATTGTATATGTCATTGTTAATCTTGGAGAACTTGAAGAGGGAGAACATTGAAAACTTGTAGCGATTTGAGCAATCCAAAGAATTGTTTTTCGGACATCCGACATTtggaaaaacaaataaatgagCGGATATAAGAAGCATAAGGTATTAACTTAAAAACCAAATGCATTGAAAATCATAAGGTATTAACTTATCATTAATTTCCTTTGCTTTGATTAATCAGTATTTGTGTATGCAACGCCAGATAATATCGTGATAGTGTCCAAGAAGACATTTCATAAGATTCATTTTATTTGATCGTCACAGGCATCAAACCTATTTGTTTGAATTAGTAGTATGTATCTTTTACATACTATGTTGATTATATAGTtggttctttttaaatttttaactcCTCTTTTGCCTTCCCACTTGTCTTCAGCTGTTGCTATTTCAGTTGTCTATGTAGTAAGAAATGGCAAAAGTGCATGCACAAGCGGAGGCGTTGCTAGAGTAGGTGAAGAGTCTAATGTACAATTTCAACAAAGAACaatatagtttatgtatttattatgaatttaaataaagtgtaaaacaataattttatttaatataatttcatttttgaatttgttttgCTCTaagtattataataattaaaaataaattaattcaaataaaattattaaaaattcaatattgCAAATGGACTGATATTTCGGAGCACACCATTTTCAGCTTGCACACGCAAAACTGCTCGCAAGTTTGCGAAGAGGCTTATAACGAGCATGATTTGTGCTAGCTAAGTGCTAGCAAATAGGTCATTGGTGAGCGAAAAAGCCCTTTTTTCCAAGCAAATTGGTGCTCGCAAATGAGCGTTTATTTTGTAGTGCGATATTGAAATCCTAAGATTAATATTTGGTCTTAGTAATGCAATAAAATATGGTCCAATTTTGATCACAATCCATGTGAAGGAAACAATGATCATAATTCATACATGTTATTAATTGGAAAactcaaagtaaaaaaaaaacaaaaagaagaaattacacaaacaaacatgCATAGTATTCAAACAAGGTGGTTATCAATATTGTAGCTTTTAGGCATCAGGATTGGCATGGAGGTAAGCCTCAATGGCCTTGAACATAGCACTGGCCGACTCTTTCCCTTCCTTGATCTTCTCCTCACTAATCACAGCATCACCCTTTGTGTTGTAGATGCTTCTCTTCTTGCAAATGCTTCCTCCATCTTCAGTCGGGACGATCTTGACATGATAAGTAATGGATTCAATAGCTTCTCCAAGAACATCGCCCTCAACTATGCTGTAACTGTGGGTCAAGTTCTCCTTGTCGATGGCATCCACACGGTGCTTCACGCTCTTGTACTGACTCCCTTCCCCAAAATGGATAAGCTTGATGGTCCCAACGCCACCATCCCCTTCCAAGATCTCGACGTTCTTGATGGCCTGAGGCATGATCTTGGGGACGAGGGTGTCGACATCAAGCACCGCGGCCTTAAAAAGCTTTGcggctgagatggaggaagggatCTCGGTATCGTAAGTGATGGCACCCATGATTAGTTGAAGTAAAATGATATGTGTAATGGTTGTAAATATGGCTTAATTAGATGGGAGAATGAGAGAAGCTCAGTTGCATATTTATAGCATATAATAGAAGGTTCTCATTTTTATTTGTGTGGGAAGCAGCCAGCCCAATTCGTTGAACAGAAAGGTCAACTCTTCACATGCTAACAATAGAgttcaaaataattttaaaaaattaaaaataaaaaaaaaactaaaaataaaataacaatagAGTTCCATAGTATTTTATTAGATTTCTTAATAttaaccaccaccaccaccaccaccaccaccaccgacACCGactatatttttttgtatttggtaCAGATTCcctacattaaaaaatatacaacTTGTCTGTATTTTCGTATGTATCATGTGTGAAAGTCGTATTTACCTTACTAAATGTGAAGGCCATGACTTCGCATTGTCAAGTTACTCATACAATGATTATTGGTCAACTTCATCTAGAATTTCATCAACTTTATTGTTTCTTTAAACGATTCATTTCATCCAATTGCGTTTGTTATCATAGTTTTTAGGCCCATATATCaactttttaaatttcaatgttTTCGAACCGTCCTTTCCatactttgtttcaaaatttaatatatgcTTCTTCCATTACCTTATAATTACCGAATATGAAAACACACGAgt from Salvia splendens isolate huo1 chromosome 4, SspV2, whole genome shotgun sequence encodes the following:
- the LOC121799737 gene encoding pentatricopeptide repeat-containing protein At3g06430, chloroplastic-like, with protein sequence MAAPFQLSFSSSSFLPSPLPTTAKTTAAAAPPLRRFHVLCSAAPSTSDLPKKKHWKAGEYPAQIQTSTTQLPKRRSPIKNIKKKLDNKNNAKAWVNTVTESLSEAIDKKQWLRALQVFEMLKAQPFYHPKEGTYMKLIVLLGRCGQPGQACQLFDEMLQEGLEPTAQLYTALLGACCRSNLIDKAFFFLEQMKAIPHCQPDVYTYSILIKACVDATRFDLLESLYDEMSERWITPNTVTQNIVLSGYGKAGRYEDMEKVLTRMLESETSIPDVWTMNTIISLLGNDGQIEMMERWYEKFRDFGIEPETRTFNILIGAYGKKRMYDKMSSVMEHMRRLSFPWTTSTYNNVIEAFSDVGDAKHMEYTFDQMRTEGIRADIKTFCCLIRGYANAGLFHKVISSVQLAGRLEIPENTSFFNAVLHACTKAQDLMEMERVFKRMKDKLCRPDSTTYSIMMDAYRKEGMSDKVYDLEQEMQGMIAKTSSEDDIGDIEDTSPDVNLVLSV
- the LOC121799276 gene encoding major allergen Pru ar 1-like → MGAITYDTEIPSSISAAKLFKAAVLDVDTLVPKIMPQAIKNVEILEGDGGVGTIKLIHFGEGSQYKSVKHRVDAIDKENLTHSYSIVEGDVLGEAIESITYHVKIVPTEDGGSICKKRSIYNTKGDAVISEEKIKEGKESASAMFKAIEAYLHANPDA